DNA sequence from the Cucurbita pepo subsp. pepo cultivar mu-cu-16 chromosome LG06, ASM280686v2, whole genome shotgun sequence genome:
gggaggaggacAAAACAcaatttataagagtgtggaaacattccCCTAGCATGCACGTTTTAAAGCcatgaggggaagcccaaaagagaaagcctaaagaggacagtatttgctagtggtgggtcaAGAGAAAGcccgaacaatatctgctaggagtgggtttgagccgttacaatAAGACACTAAATGggaaatttttaaacaaagagTAGCTAAAAAACAGCTAAAGGCTCTCAtacactatatatatatatatatatatatatatatatatatatatatataattcaaatatcattCCAACGTAATTCTATATTTCCATCCATCCAACATAATCATTTTGATCTATGGAATTGCCATCCATCATGGCATCCAACTTCACACCCTTCCAAACACAATGCCAACCAAGGTCGTTTGGAACAAAACTTAACTAAACCAACATTTCCATCACTACTCAAACGAGTATTGCCTATTCCTAGCCATCGTAACCCAGAAAACAGAGGCTCCCTAAATGACCTACAAGCATCAATTGATAGAGCAATGCAATTAAAAAGATCAAGCCTGTGAATCGACTTACCTTCACCTTCGAATTGTTTCTTCATTGCCAAAGCTTCCACCGAAGAATCGGTCACATGGAAGCAAGATCTGATGCACAACTCGGTAATACCGACACCAACAGATGCAATTATTTGGATTGCTCTATCAGTTATGCCTGAAATGTGTCCAATATCCAAGACAGACAACGTCTTGCTCACTGTCCCGCCACCATGAAACAATCGATAGATTCCTTCGTCGGTTACTCTCTTACAACTTCGAAGAGACAATCGTACGATGGGTGGCCTTCCCTGACCAAGAACAGATAAACCGAAGTCGGTTACATCAGTTGCAGTTAGAATCAATGATGATAAATGGCACAAAGTGGAAATGGAATCAAGGCAAGAATCTGATATGCTCTTGCAGCCACATAGATCAAGGACTTCCAAGCGTGTAGAGTAGGCCAAATGCTTCACAGATTCACAAGTTATGAGACTACAGGAAAACAATCTCAACTCTGTCACAAAGCAACCAATGGCATCTAACCCGTCAAATGCCAGGTCTGACAAATATAATGCATTACGAATCTCGAATTTTTTCAGCCTATTGCACGAGTGAAAGATCGACGCAAATCCAGCATCGCTGACTTTAGAGAATCCACAGAATCTCACCGACTCGAGACCTTTGCAACCCTCAGACAACAGAAACATACCCATATCATTCAACTTTTTGAAAGAGACTTGGTGATTATATCTACCACGCATTAGAGACAGTGATTTCAGATTATGACAAGTGCTCAACGAATGAAGTCCCCTATTGGTCAAGTCACGGCGCACCAATTGTTCGGGGCTCGCCATGTCTTCCAAGTGAAGCTCTaccaaaaaaggaagagagtcAACAATGGTCATAATCAACTCATCAGAAATAACATCCAAGGTAAGTGACAAGCACTGCAACATTAACCCAGTAGATAAAGGAGGAGATTCAAAGTTTCTGGAACAGGGGTTGATTAAGGAGTTCCCAGAATCTCTAAGTTTGTTTATGATGCAAATTGCAACATCATGAAGCAGTGACTTCAACTTCAGTGTTTTGGTGGTTTTGGGAAGAAATGCTTCAACAGCACTAAAGGAATTAGCCTCAACATTTCCTGCTCCTCGAATCTTTAAGGATATCGACTACCATTTGACGAAAAAAACGATATTACTACTCAATGATTGTTAAAATTCTGTTTAAGAACCGAAGcagaatgaaaattattaagaaatgATGAACTAAACCAGGGGAATATATAATCGTATCAACTTACATCCAAGAGCAAGCATCTTGTGAGCATTTCAGCCAAGTTTCTGTTGAATTCTTCGTAATCATCTTGAGCTGCCAATGCAAGCACAAGAACCCTAACATAACATGAATAAATCACGTAAATACGTAATAAGAAACGGGATCCACACATTCAAGAgactgttagacgaacacgactctccacaatggtatgatattgtccactttgagcataagctctcatgggtttgttttgggcttccccaaaaggcctcataccaatggagagagtattctttgtgttataaacccatgatcattccctaaattagccaatgtgagagacttccatcatccaacacctcccctcgaacaaagtacacctccccttaatcgaggttaGACTCCTTTGGattcttagtcattttttactgccttcgaggaggctcgactccttttcttttggagtcctttgttcgacatttgaggatttactaatctattggcacgactaagtttagggcatggctctgataccatgttagacgaacacgactctccacaatggtatgatattgtccactttgagcataagctctcgtggctttgctttgggcttccctaaaaggcctcatatcaatggagagagtattctttgtttataaacccatgatcattccctaaattagccgacgtgggacttccatcatccaacaacgGAATCCACACATTCAAGAGACCAGATGCATTTTAATTCTACCTCAAAAACAGACAATAAACAAGTAATCAAACAAAGAATAGCAGAATCCCAACCCTAAAAAGgaacaagaacagaaaacaTTCGATTCATTCAATCACAGTGCCAAATATGAAGATATCTGATATTTTCACCTCAGATTGGGACAAAGTTTGCCTACTTCAGCAAGGAATTTACTAGAGAGTGAAGAGCAGCAAAGCAAATTCAGCTCGAGTAAATTAGGGCCAAGAAAATCCACGAGAGAAGAATCATCAAGGCGAAGGCAATTAACAGTCAGGCTTCTCATGCCTCGACACCGACCTAGAATGCCAGTCTTCAGAGTACGAGAATCTGGAAAGAAAGCCTGCGATTGAAAATTTCAGCATCAAAACATATCGCCTCGATTGCTTAGCAAACTATTGAGAAAAACAAACGCATGTTAACGTACGATTGGAAGATGGAGAGTGGAGAGAAAGGAAATGGCATCAACGACGGCGAATCGTAGGGCTTTACTGACGCAGGCGACGGAGCAGAGGGTTTCGGGGTCCAATTTCAACAGGATCTCCACTAGAATGCTGCGAGGGAATCTCTGCAAcgccattttcttcttcgtcgAGCTTTTTCGCCTCTGTAAATTATCTCCGGTGGCGGCTCAACGTATGAATCAAAAATCATGTTCTTCTTCAAGCTTCAACATCTCGAGGATTTGAACCTTCCACCTtgaagaaatataatattttctttgatgaatATTTTCAACCTATaattccaaataataataataataatcatatatGAATAAGAGCGATTCTAAGAGCAATTCTAAGGAcagaatgactaagaaagaattaaagaaattaaattatatcataGAAAATTCATGGTTAAGAGTGTTTTgcttggagcaattctatgttgtgTGACCTCTTGAAAATGTTCCTACGATatatgtgagtgaggacaaagtATGTATCATGGTCATCAGGTGCAGAGTTTGGACTCTAAATCCTGATTGGGTGCTAAATCAGCGCATGGGGTGAGGAGTTTTCTTGCACGTTCGGCCTTCGTTGGAAGCAGGAATTAGCGCATGGGGTGAGTTTTCTTGCACGTTCGGCCTTTGTTGGGAGCATGAATAAGTGCATGGGGTGAGTTCTCTTGCACGTTCGACCTTTGTTGGCTcgtttttcaatttgatttcaaGTTTGACTAAATCGGTCGTTTGCTCTTTTCcttgttgaataatttttatggaaTATGATATCTCACCAAGTCTGACTAAATAACGAGCTGATGAATCTCCTTATTTTTCGCCACTGAACTTCCCAATCAAATTCGTCATAACACTcataattatcaattttacGAAGGTTCCATGGTATTTCGGAAGCTCGCACCATTGGTCTGGTTACCTGCTAGAATTCTGGAGTGAGTTGAGAGAGTTTAGAAGACCCAAGTGTTAGCTTAAGCAAGTCGTAAACATATCTAGTAGTTTTGGGCTTAAGAAAAGTTAGAATACTCGAcaaaaaaaagtcataaagCCACACGTTTAGTTTAAGAACCTACGGGAATGCTATTTATTGAGTATCTTTAATACTCATTcttgcgttttaaaatcgtgaggctaacgacgttAGGAAACgagtcaaagcgaacaatatctgctagtggt
Encoded proteins:
- the LOC111797703 gene encoding F-box protein At-B isoform X1, translated to MALQRFPRSILVEILLKLDPETLCSVACVSKALRFAVVDAISFLSTLHLPIAFFPDSRTLKTGILGRCRGMRSLTVNCLRLDDSSLVDFLGPNLLELNLLCCSSLSSKFLAEVGKLCPNLRVLVLALAAQDDYEEFNRNLAEMLTRCLLLDSISLKIRGAGNVEANSFSAVEAFLPKTTKTLKLKSLLHDVAICIINKLRDSGNSLINPCSRNFESPPLSTGLMLQCLSLTLDVISDELIMTIVDSLPFLVELHLEDMASPEQLVRRDLTNRGLHSLSTCHNLKSLSLMRGRYNHQVSFKKLNDMGMFLLSEGCKGLESVRFCGFSKVSDAGFASIFHSCNRLKKFEIRNALYLSDLAFDGLDAIGCFVTELRLFSCSLITCESVKHLAYSTRLEVLDLCGCKSISDSCLDSISTLCHLSSLILTATDVTDFGLSVLGQGRPPIVRLSLRSCKRVTDEGIYRLFHGGGTVSKTLSVLDIGHISGITDRAIQIIASVGVGITELCIRSCFHVTDSSVEALAMKKQFEGEGKSIHRLDLFNCIALSIDACRSFREPLFSGLRWLGIGNTRLSSDGNVGLVKFCSKRPWLALCLEGCEVGCHDGWQFHRSK
- the LOC111797703 gene encoding F-box protein At-B isoform X2 → MALQRFPRSILVEILLKLDPETLCSVACVSKALRFAVVDAISFLSTLHLPIAFFPDSRTLKTGILGRCRGMRSLTVNCLRLDDSSLVDFLGPNLLELNLLCCSSLSSKFLAEVGKLCPNLRVLVLALAAQDDYEEFNRNLAEMLTRCLLLDSISLKIRGAGNVEANSFSAVEAFLPKTTKTLKLKSLLHDVAICIINKLRDSGNSLINPCSRNFESPPLSTGLMLQCLSLTLDVISDELIMTIVDSLPFLVELHLEDMASPEQLVRRDLTNRGLHSLSTCHNLKSLSLMRGRYNHQVSFKKLNDMGMFLLSEGCKGLESVRFCGFSKVSDAGFASIFHSCNRLKKFEIRNALYLSDLAFDGLDAIGCFVTELRLFSCSLITCESVKHLAYSTRLEVLDLCGCKSISDSCLDSISTLCHLSSLILTATDVTDFGLSVLGQGRPPIVRLSLRSCKRVTDEGIYRLFHGGGTVSKTLSVLDIGHISGITDRAIQIIASVGVGITELCIRSCFHVTDSSVEALAMKKQFEGEDIVRAFS